The proteins below are encoded in one region of Phaseolus vulgaris cultivar G19833 chromosome 1, P. vulgaris v2.0, whole genome shotgun sequence:
- the LOC137815061 gene encoding nematode resistance protein-like HSPRO2, which translates to MPPTFPVHTSFKFHNSITPLLPSIYIPFNLPSPFQFLITTQQQQHKTPKMVDLHWKSKMPASDMSSKSPKLSLSANSLPSLHLPFRTTDISPAAPSLCAAYDYYLSLPQLRALWNSIDFPNWTNEPILKPALHALEVTFRFLSIAFSDTRPHSNRREWKRTIESLAVHQIEIIAMLCEDEEYNSQTRGAVPTADLTLDTTNRSYSEASLLPRLATWYKSKDVAQRILLTVECQMRRCSYTLGLGESNQAGKPSLLYDRVCKPNEIHALKTTPYDERVENHENHAVHATLQIAESWIHASRKLLERIGDAIVSRRLEQAAQDCHAVERIWKLLAEVEDLHLMMDPDEFLRLKNQLSVRSSSGETASFCFRSKELVELTKMCRDLRHRVPEILEVEVDPKGGPRIQEAAMKLYVSKIAFEKVHVLQAMQAIEAAMKRFFYAYKQVLTVVMGSSEANGNRVGLSCESGDSLTQLFLEPTYFPSLDAAKTFLGYFWDNSDNKC; encoded by the coding sequence atgccCCCAACATTCCCAGTCCACACGTCTTTCAAATTTCACAACTCCATCactcctctccttccttccaTATATATACCCTTCAATCTTCCTTCCCCGTTTCAATTCCTCAtcacaacacaacaacaacaacacaaaaCTCCCAAAATGGTTGATTTACATTGGAAATCAAAGATGCCCGCTTCCGACATGTCTTCCAAATCTCCAAAACTCTCGCTCTCCGCCAACTCCTTACCCTCTTTGCACCTTCCCTTCCGCACCACAGACATATCTCCCGCTGCACCTTCACTCTGTGCTGCATACGATTACTATCTCTCTCTTCCACAACTCAGAGCCCTTTGGAATTCAATAGACTTTCCCAATTGGACCAACGAACCAATTTTGAAACCTGCCTTGCATGCTTTGGAAGTCACTTTCCGTTTTCTTTCCATTGCTTTCTCCGATACCAGGCCTCATTCCAACCGAAGAGAATGGAAACGTACCATAGAGTCCCTCGCTGTTCATCAGATAGAGATCATAGCCATGCTGTGCGAAGACGAGGAGTACAATTCTCAGACACGTGGCGCCGTCCCAACCGCTGATCTCACTCTAGATACCACCAACAGAAGCTACAGCGAGGCCAGTCTTCTTCCGCGGCTTGCCACGTGGTACAAATCCAAGGACGTGGCGCAGAGGATTCTTCTCACCGTGGAATGCCAAATGAGGAGGTGTAGCTACACCCTAGGGTTGGGAGAGTCGAACCAGGCGGGGAAACCGAGCCTGCTCTACGATCGCGTCTGCAAACCAAATGAAATCCACGCGCTCAAGACCACGCCTTACGACGAGCGCGTGGAGAACCACGAGAACCACGCGGTGCATGCCACGCTCCAGATCGCGGAGTCCTGGATCCACGCGTCGCGGAAGCTTCTTGAGAGGATCGGCGATGCTATCGTCTCCAGGAGGTTGGAGCAGGCGGCGCAGGACTGCCACGCGGTGGAGCGCATCTGGAAGCTTCTCGCGGAGGTGGAGGATCTCCACCTGATGATGGATCCGGACGAATTCTTGCGTTTGAAGAACCAGCTCTCGGTGCGCTCGTCGAGCGGCGAAACGGCGTCTTTCTGCTTCAGATCGAAGGAATTGGTGGAACTGACGAAAATGTGCAGAGATCTGAGGCACAGGGTGCCGGAGATATTGGAGGTGGAGGTGGATCCGAAGGGAGGACCGAGGATTCAAGAAGCGGCGATGAAACTGTACGTCTCGAAGATCGCGTTCGAGAAGGTTCACGTGTTGCAGGCGATGCAGGCGATTGAAGCGGCGATGAAGAGGTTCTTCTACGCGTATAAGCAAGTTTTGACGGTGGTGATGGGGAGTTCGGAGGCTAACGGCAACCGAGTTGGACTGAGTTGCGAGTCGGGTGACTCGTTGACTCAGTTATTCCTTGAACCGACGTACTTTCCAAGCTTGGATGCCGCCAAGACTTTCCTTGGTTACTTCTGGGATAATAGCGATAACAAGTGTTAG
- the LOC137815041 gene encoding eukaryotic translation initiation factor 3 subunit F: MASSDRTVLQFSSSSSSSQSISAKVHPLVIFNICDCYVRRPDQADRVIGTLLGSVLPDGTVDIRNSYAVPHNESIEQVALDIEYHHNMLISHQKVNPKEIIVGWYSTGLGVTGGSALIHEFYSREVQNPIHLTVDTGFTNGGGTIKAYVSNNLSLGERQIAAQFQEIPLDLRMVEAERIGFDMLKATAVDKIPSDLEGMEASMQHLLVLIDDIYKYVDDVVEGRVAPDNKIGRFISDAVGSLPKVSPRVFDKLVNDSLQDHLLLLYLSSITRTQLSLAEKLNTAAQIL, translated from the exons ATGGCGTCGAGCGATCGCACAGTGTTGCAATtctcttcatcatcttcttcttcgcAAAGCATCTCGGCGAAGGTTCACCCTCTCGTTATCTTCAACATCTGCGATTGCTACGTTCGGCGTCCTGACCAAGCAGACCGTGTCATCGGAACCCTTCTCGGATCCGTCCTTCCCGATGGAACCGTCGACATTCGCAATTCCTATGCTGTTCCTCACAACGAGTCTATTGAGCAG GTTGCTTTGGATATAGAGTACCACCACAACATGTTAATATCCCACCAAAAAGTGAATCCAAAAGAAATCATAGTTGGATG GTATTCTACTGGTCTTGGAGTAACTGGTGGTAGTGCATTAATCCACGAGTTTTATTCTCGAGAAGTACAAAATCCTATTCATTTGACTGTTGATACTGGGTTTACAAATGGAGGGGGTACCATCAAAGCATACGTGTCCAACAATTTATCTCTTGGAGAACGGCAAATTGCTGCACAGTTTCAGGAAATCCCATTAGATCTTCGTATGGTTGAAGCAGAGCGAATTGGAT TTGATATGCTTAAGGCAACTGCAGTTGACAAAATTCCTTCAGATTTAGAAGGGATGGAAGCATCAATGCAACATCTACTAGTCTTGATTGATGATATCTACAAATATGTTGACGATGTTGTG GAAGGGCGAGTTGCGCCAGACAACAAAATTGGGAGATTTATATCCGATGCTGTAGGTTCCCTTCCTAAAGTGTCTCCACGGGTTTTTGATAAGCTTGTGAACGATAGCTTGCAG GATCACTTGCTTTTGCTATATTTATCTAGCATCACAAGAACGCAGCTTAGCTTGGCCGAAAAACTGAACACAGCTGCCCAGATTCTGTGA
- the LOC137815060 gene encoding probable aquaporin PIP-type 7a: protein MEGKEQDVSLGANKFSERQPIGTAAQIQDDGKDYKEPPSAPLFDPSELTSWSFYRAGIAEFVATFLFLYITILTVMGVNRSDSKCATVGIQGIAWSFGGMIFALVYCTAGISGGHINPAVTFGLFLARKLSLTRAVFYIVMQVLGAIVGAGVVKGFEGKTFFGKHNGGANFVAPGYTKGDGLGAEIVGTFVLVYTVFSATDAKRSARDSHVPILAPLPIGFAVFLVHLATIPITGTGINPARSLGAAIIFNKDLGWDDHWIFWVGPFVGAALAALYHQVVIRAIPFKSS, encoded by the exons ATGGAGGGAAAGGAGCAAGATGTTTCACTGGGAGCGAACAAATTCTCGGAGAGGCAACCCATTGGCACTGCGGCTCAGATCCAAGACGATGGAAAGGACTACAAAGAGCCTCCATCGGCTCCACTGTTCGACCCCTCCGAACTCACTTCTTGGTCATTCTACCGAGCCGGAATAGCGGAGTTTGTAGCCACTTTTCTTTTCCTCTACATAACCATCTTAACCGTCATGGGTGTCAATAGGTCCGATTCCAAGTGCGCAACCGTTGGCATTCAAGGCATTGCTTGGTCCTTCGGTGGTATGATCTTTGCTCTCGTTTACTGCACCGCTGGAATCTCAG GGGGACACATTAACCCGGCTGTGACATTCGGACTCTTCTTGGCGAGGAAATTGTCGTTGACTAGGGCAGTGTTCTACATAGTGATGCAGGTTCTGGGTGCTATCGTTGGAGCTGGTGTGGTCAAGGGTTTCGAGGGAAAAACATTCTTCGGCAAACACAACGGTGGTGCCAACTTCGTTGCCCCTGGTTACACAAAAGGCGATGGACTCGGTGCTGAGATTGTTGGAACCTTCGTTCTTGTCTACACTGTTTTCTCAGCCACTGATGCCAAGCGTAGCGCTAGAGACTCACACGTTCCT ATTTTGGCACCCTTGCCCATTgggttcgctgtgttcttggTGCACTTGGCCACCATCCCAATCACTGGCACTGGTATCAACCCTGCTCGAAGTCTCGGTGctgccatcatcttcaacaAAGACCTTGGCTGGGATGATCAC TGGATTTTCTGGGTTGGACCCTTCGTTGGAGCAGCTCTTGCGGCTCTTTACCACCAAGTCGTGATCAGAGCTATTCCCTTCAAATCCAGCTAA
- the LOC137816258 gene encoding large ribosomal subunit protein uL10, which translates to MAVKLTKAQKKIAYDAKLCRLLDNYTQILVVAADNVGSNQLQNIRQGLRGDSIVLMGKNTMMKRSVKLHAESTGNNAFLNLVPLLVGNVGLIFTKGDVKEVSEVVAKYKVGAPARVGLIAPIDVVVPPGNTGLDPSQTSFFQVLNIPTKINKGTVEIITPVELIRKGEKVGSSEAALLSKLAIRPFSYGLVVVSVYDNGSVFSPAVLNLTDDDLVNMFANGVSMVSSLSLAISYPTIAAALHMFANSYKNVLAVAVVTEYSFPEADEVKEFLKDPSKFAVAVVAATATDSAPAAAKEEEKKEEPEESDDDMGFSLFD; encoded by the exons ATGGCGGTGAAACTCACGAAAGCGCAGAAGAAGATAGCGTACGATGCGAAGCTGTGTCGACTTCTGGATAACTACACCCAAATTCTGGTGGTGGCTGCGGACAACGTGGGATCCAACCAGCTTCAGAACATCCGACAGGGTCTACGTGGCGACTCCATTGTGCTCATGGGAAAGAACACCATGATGAAACGCTCTGTTAAACTCCATGCTGAGAGCACCGGCAACAATGCCTTCCTCAATCTTGTTCCACTTCTCGTG GGTAATGTGGGGTTGATTTTCACCAAAGGTGACGTGAAGGAGGTTAGTGAAGTGGTGGCTAAATACAAG GTGGGAGCTCCTGCTCGTGTTGGGTTGATTGCACCAATTGATGTTGTAGTTCCTCCAGGCAACACAGGGTTGgatccatctcaaacttctttCTTCCAG gTGTTGAACATTCCTACCAAAATTAACAAGGGTACTGTGGAAATTATCACCCCTGTGGAACTCATTAGGAAGGGTGAGAAGGTGGGGTCTTCTGAGGCTGCACTGCTTTCGAAGCTTGCGATAAGGCCCTTCTCTTATGGCCTTGTTGTGGTTTCTGTCTATGACAACGGTTCGGTGTTTAGCCCTGCGGTTCTTAACCTCACTGATGATGACCTGGTTAATATGTTTGCTAATGGTGTTTCCATGGTTTCTTCACTGTCGTTGGCTATCTCCTACCCAACAATTGCAGCTGCACTACACATGTTCGCCAATTCCTATAAGAACGTCCTCGCTGTCGCAGTCGTAACAGAATATTCCTTCCCCGAGGCTGACGAGGTTAAGGAGTTCTTGAAG GATCCTAGTAAATTTGCAGTAGCTGTTGTTGCCGCAACTGCTACTGATTCTGCTCCAGCGGCTGCTAAGGAGGAGGAAAAGAAGGAAGAACCAGAAGAATCTGATGATGACATGGGCTTCAGTTTGTTTGATTAA